The proteins below come from a single Oncorhynchus keta strain PuntledgeMale-10-30-2019 chromosome 1, Oket_V2, whole genome shotgun sequence genomic window:
- the LOC118394396 gene encoding excitatory amino acid transporter 5-like isoform X1, with protein sequence MEELLLPTDGKETRYNNSTYSPRGDSGGKPMYERVKTFLHGTFVVDLKQWVREYLKLNGLLTLSVFAVLAGCLLGFMLRGSHLSTQAKIYFSFPGELLMRVLKMLILPLITSSLMSGLSSMESKACCRVGVLTVTYYLWTTFIAVVVGILLVIIIKPGVGTEMDSNRLGGGPVMTSADALLDLIRNMVPSNLIEATFQQYKTDLVHILKVPRVTVQPNFVYIMPDDSGSTGRTVFLELTPPPEIHYKTRAGSSQQMNVLGIVIFSATMGLLLGKIGERGAPLVHLCQCINECVMKIINTAVWYFPFGIIFLVAGKILDMQDPSTLGKKLGWYTITVLAGLFIHGLILLPFFYLILTRKNPFTFIRGLLQALVIALATSSSSATLPITMKCLLENCNVDRQIARFVLPVGATINMDGTALYEAVAAIFIAQVNDYELDFSQLVTISITATAASIGAAGIPQAGLVTMVIVLTSVGLPPDDITLIVSIDWVLDRFRTMINVLGDALAVGIIGHLCRKDFPRRPTGKSQPSYGTQNSHNMQNGVPMTELPLHKQDCCYDVMGATVNERPTIYYYNICQV encoded by the exons ATGGAGGAGCTACTACTGCCCACAGATGGCAAGGAAACACGATACAACAATAGTACGTATTCTCCAAGAGGAGACTCTGGGGGGAAACCCATGTACGAACGCGTCAAGACATTTTTACATGGGACTTTCGTTGTTGACTTGAAACAGTGGGTGAGGGAGTACCTGAAGCTCAACGGCTTGCTGACACTCTCGGTTTTTGCCGTGTTGGCCGGCTGTCTCCTGGGGTTCATGTTGAGAGGGAGCCATCTCTCTACCCAG GCTAAGATTTATTTTTCATTCCCTGGAGAACTTCTCATGAGAGTGCTCAAAATGCTGATCCTCCCCCTCATCACGTCCAG tttaATGTCAGGCCTGTCGTCTATGGAGTCCAAAGCCTGTTGTCGTGTGGGTGTTCTCACTGTGACCTACTACCTGTGGACCACCTTCATTGCGGTGGTGGTGGGTATCCTGCTGGTGATCATCATCAAGCCCGGGGTGGGCACTGAGATGGACAGCAACAGGCTAGGAGGAGGGCCCGTCATGACTTCTGCTGATGCCTTGCTAGACCTCATTAG GAATATGGTTCCTTCCAATCTTATTGAGGCGACATTTCAACAG TATAAAACAGATCTGGTCCATATCCTGAAAGTCCCCAGAGTCACAGTACAGCCCAACTTTGTGTACATCATGCCTGACGATAGTGGCTCCACTGGTCGAACGGTGTTCCTGGAGCTCACTCCACCCCCTGAGATTCACTACAAGACCAGAGCTGGCAGCAGCCAACAGATGAACGTGCTGGGGATTGTCATCTTCTCTGCCACCATGG GGCTGTTACTGGGGAAAATAGGCGAGAGAGGAGCACCACTAGTTCACTTGTGTCAGTGTATCAACGAATGTGTCATGAAAATCATCAACACTGCTGTTTG GTATTTTCCATTTGGGATCATATTCCTCGTAGCTGGGAAAATCCTGGACATGCAGGACCCATCTACTCTTGGGAAGAAGCTGGGCTGGTACACTATCACTGTTCTGGCTGGGCTTTTTATCCATGgcctcatcctcctccccttcttctaCCTCATCCTGACTCGGAAAAACCCTTTCACTTTCATCAGAGGCCTGCTTCAAGCCTTGGTCATAGCACTGGCCACTTCCTCAAG ttCTGCTACTCTGCCCATTACTATGAAGTGTTTGCTGGAGAACTGCAATGTGGATCGGCAGATAGCACGCTTCGTGCTGCCTGTGGGCGCCACCATTAACATGGACGGAACAGCTCTTTACGAAGCCGTGGCGGCCATCTTTATCGCCCAGGTCAACGATTATGAGCTGGACTTTAGCCAGCTGGTCACCATTAG TATAACAGCTACAGCTGCCAGCATAGGTGCTGCTGGGATCCCCCAGGCTGGCCTCGTCACCATGGTGATTGTGCTGACATCAGTGGGTCTGCCACCTGATGACATCACTCTCATTGTGTCCATCGACTGGGTACT GGACAGATTCCGAACCATGATCAACGTGCTGGGAGACGCCCTGGCAGTAGGAATCATCGGTCACTTATGTCGGAAAGACTTTCCTCGCAGACCTACTGGCAAG TCACAACCTTCATATGGCACACAGAACTCTCACAACATGCAGAACGGTGTGCCTATGACCGAGCTGCCTCTGCACAAGCAGGACTGCTGCTATGATGTGATGGGGGCCACAGTCAATGAGAGGCCTACCATCTACTACTACAACATCTGTCAAGTTTAA
- the LOC118394396 gene encoding excitatory amino acid transporter 5-like isoform X2 codes for MSGLSSMESKACCRVGVLTVTYYLWTTFIAVVVGILLVIIIKPGVGTEMDSNRLGGGPVMTSADALLDLIRNMVPSNLIEATFQQYKTDLVHILKVPRVTVQPNFVYIMPDDSGSTGRTVFLELTPPPEIHYKTRAGSSQQMNVLGIVIFSATMGLLLGKIGERGAPLVHLCQCINECVMKIINTAVWYFPFGIIFLVAGKILDMQDPSTLGKKLGWYTITVLAGLFIHGLILLPFFYLILTRKNPFTFIRGLLQALVIALATSSSSATLPITMKCLLENCNVDRQIARFVLPVGATINMDGTALYEAVAAIFIAQVNDYELDFSQLVTISITATAASIGAAGIPQAGLVTMVIVLTSVGLPPDDITLIVSIDWVLDRFRTMINVLGDALAVGIIGHLCRKDFPRRPTGKSQPSYGTQNSHNMQNGVPMTELPLHKQDCCYDVMGATVNERPTIYYYNICQV; via the exons ATGTCAGGCCTGTCGTCTATGGAGTCCAAAGCCTGTTGTCGTGTGGGTGTTCTCACTGTGACCTACTACCTGTGGACCACCTTCATTGCGGTGGTGGTGGGTATCCTGCTGGTGATCATCATCAAGCCCGGGGTGGGCACTGAGATGGACAGCAACAGGCTAGGAGGAGGGCCCGTCATGACTTCTGCTGATGCCTTGCTAGACCTCATTAG GAATATGGTTCCTTCCAATCTTATTGAGGCGACATTTCAACAG TATAAAACAGATCTGGTCCATATCCTGAAAGTCCCCAGAGTCACAGTACAGCCCAACTTTGTGTACATCATGCCTGACGATAGTGGCTCCACTGGTCGAACGGTGTTCCTGGAGCTCACTCCACCCCCTGAGATTCACTACAAGACCAGAGCTGGCAGCAGCCAACAGATGAACGTGCTGGGGATTGTCATCTTCTCTGCCACCATGG GGCTGTTACTGGGGAAAATAGGCGAGAGAGGAGCACCACTAGTTCACTTGTGTCAGTGTATCAACGAATGTGTCATGAAAATCATCAACACTGCTGTTTG GTATTTTCCATTTGGGATCATATTCCTCGTAGCTGGGAAAATCCTGGACATGCAGGACCCATCTACTCTTGGGAAGAAGCTGGGCTGGTACACTATCACTGTTCTGGCTGGGCTTTTTATCCATGgcctcatcctcctccccttcttctaCCTCATCCTGACTCGGAAAAACCCTTTCACTTTCATCAGAGGCCTGCTTCAAGCCTTGGTCATAGCACTGGCCACTTCCTCAAG ttCTGCTACTCTGCCCATTACTATGAAGTGTTTGCTGGAGAACTGCAATGTGGATCGGCAGATAGCACGCTTCGTGCTGCCTGTGGGCGCCACCATTAACATGGACGGAACAGCTCTTTACGAAGCCGTGGCGGCCATCTTTATCGCCCAGGTCAACGATTATGAGCTGGACTTTAGCCAGCTGGTCACCATTAG TATAACAGCTACAGCTGCCAGCATAGGTGCTGCTGGGATCCCCCAGGCTGGCCTCGTCACCATGGTGATTGTGCTGACATCAGTGGGTCTGCCACCTGATGACATCACTCTCATTGTGTCCATCGACTGGGTACT GGACAGATTCCGAACCATGATCAACGTGCTGGGAGACGCCCTGGCAGTAGGAATCATCGGTCACTTATGTCGGAAAGACTTTCCTCGCAGACCTACTGGCAAG TCACAACCTTCATATGGCACACAGAACTCTCACAACATGCAGAACGGTGTGCCTATGACCGAGCTGCCTCTGCACAAGCAGGACTGCTGCTATGATGTGATGGGGGCCACAGTCAATGAGAGGCCTACCATCTACTACTACAACATCTGTCAAGTTTAA
- the LOC118387849 gene encoding zinc transporter ZIP3-like: MELVVAKVLCLLGVFTLMLAGILLPVRLMIQVDYEKAPRYRKALALCNSFGGGVFLATCFNALLPAVRDKVDEVLKLVNITTDYPLAETMMMLGFFLTVFVEQAVLTFKKEKPSFIDLETFNARGSEAGSDSEYDAPFISPTRGSTTTMGRHHHHGHHHGHLSPTELARAGPLRLASLVLALSAHSVFEGLALGLQEDGAKLGSLFLGVGIHETLAAVALGVSVAKVSLPMRDAIKLGVTVSLMIPIGIGLGMCINSAQNLAGSIASVVLQGLAAGTFLFVTFFEILSRELEDKHDRLLKVLFLILGYGVLAGLMFIKW, from the exons ATGGAGCTTGTAGTGGCCAAGGTCCTTTGCCTTCTGGGAGTGTTTACCCTCATGTTGGCTGGGATTCTTCTCCCAGTGCGACTCATGATTCAGGTGGACTATGAAAAAGCCCCAAGGTACAGGAAGGCTCTTGCACTCTGCAATTCTTTTGGAGGGGGTGTATTTCTGGCCACTTGCTTCAATGCTCTTTTGCCTGCTGTACGAGACAAG GTGGATGAGGTCCTTAAACTGGTGAATATCACCACAGACTACCCACTGGCAGAGACCATGATGATGCTGGGCTTCTTCCTCACAGTCTTCGTGGAGCAGGCAGTGCTCACCTTCAAGAAGGAGAAGCCATCTTTCATTGACCTGGAAACTTTCAACGCAAGGGGCTCAGAAGCTGGTAGCGACTCTGAGTACGACGCTCCATTCATCTCCCCCACCCGGggctccaccaccaccatgggccgccaccaccaccatgggcaTCACCATGGACACCTCAGCCCCACCGAGCTGGCCAGAGCTGGGCCTCTACGGCTGGCCAGCCTGGTCCTGGCTCTCTCTGCCCATTCTGTCTTTGAGGGACTGGCGCTGGGCCTCCAGGAGGACGGGGCCAAGCTTGGAAGCCTCTTCCTGGGGGTGGGCATCCACGAGACCCTGGCTGCCGTGGCTCTGGGGGTGAGTGTTGCCAAAGTTTCTTTGCCCATGAGGGATGCCATCAAACTGGGTGTGACGGTCAGCCTCATGATACCCATTGGCATCGGACTGGGCATGTGCATCAATAGTGCCCAGAACCTGGCAGGCAGTATTGCATCGGTGGTGCTCCAAGGCCTGGCTGCTGGTACTTTCCTCTTTGTCACCTTCTTTGAGATCCTGTCTCGGGAGCTGGAGGATAAACATGACAGACTGCTTAAGGTGCTCTTTCTCATACTGGGCTATGGAGTTCTAGCAGGCCTAATGTTCATCAAATGGTGA
- the LOC118387842 gene encoding small glutamine-rich tetratricopeptide repeat-containing protein alpha-like yields the protein MTDTKRLAFSIIHFLHDQLGSGSLSSDAQESLEVAVQCLETAFNVSTDDQTLAVTQTLPEIFASATLKHPNTLHVNINTATDSPTEEEEAEAERLKTDGNDQMRVENYGAAVEFYSKAIAINPQNGVYYCNRAAAYSKLGNYAGAVQDCELAIGIDPNYSKAYGRMGLALASLNKHTEAVSYYKKALELDPENDTYKSNLKIAEQKMETPSPTGGVGGVDLAGLLSNPGFMNMASGLMNNPQVQQLMSGMMSGAYGPMGPPAASGVGPGPGLGAGPGPVPGLGLGAGPAAGVGVGGAGPGDISGLIQAGQQFAQQMQQQNPELIEQLRSQIRSRPSSASNDEQP from the exons TTGCAGTCCAATGCCTGGAGACCGCCTTCAATGTCTCGACCGACGACCAGACCCTAGCTGTCACTCAAACGCTACCAGAGATTTTTGCCTCTGCAACACTGAAG CATCCAAACACCCTCCACGTGAATATAAACACAGCCACAGATTCCCCCactgaggaggaagaggcagaggctGAGCGACTCAAAACTGATG GGAATGATCAAATGAGGGTTGAGAACTATGGGGCAGCTGTGGAATTCTACTCAAAGGCTATTGCCATAAATCCCCAGAATGGAGTTTACTACTGCAACAG GGCTGCTGCATACAGCAAACTAGGCAACTACGCTGGAGCAGTGCAGGACTGTGAACTTGCCATTGGCATTGACCCAAACTACAGCAAAGCGTATGGAAGAATGGG TTTGGCTCTAGCCAgtttaaacaaacacacagaagCTGTAAGTTATTACAAAAAAGCCCTGGAGTTGGACCCAGAGAACGACACCTACAAATCCAACCTGAAAATAGCAGAGCAGAAAATGGAGACTCCAAGCCCA ACAGGGGGAGTGGGAGGAGTTGATCTGGCTGGGTTGCTCAGTAACCCTGGTTTCATGAACATG GCATCTGGTTTGATGAACAACCCACAAGTACAGCAACT GATGTCGGGGATGATGTCAGGGGCTTACGGGCCAATGGGACCTCCAGCAGCGTCTGGAGTAGGGCCAGGGCCTGGCTTAGGTGCAGGACCAGGGCCTgtaccagggttagggttgggagccGGACCGGCAGCAGGAGTTGGAGTAGGGGGAGCGGGTCCGGGTGACATCTCTGGTCTCATCCAAGC GGGCCAACAATTTGCGCAGCAGATGCAACAGCAGAACCCAGAGTTAATTGAACAGCTGAGGAGTCAAATTCGCAGCCGGCCGTCTAGCGCTAGCAACGATGAGCAACCTTGA